A stretch of the Planktothricoides raciborskii GIHE-MW2 genome encodes the following:
- a CDS encoding NB-ARC domain-containing protein, giving the protein MAGLLRASEEGLRIVNLARRNPGWNKTSELWCQAALTSQATLKRFWRRQPIRRETFIDICKAVGIDNWEDIVDRDIESSKSLLDKAIADLPAPGDPDRTFDLPDNLPPVRNWVGRHQELETLKSLILDRLQDSGIEKIPLTAVSLVGLTGIGKTTLASQFVRELQRENTRFVAIAWESLNSVINGATPFDRTINSLLLKLSNQEPSERLPLEEDYLKKTEKLILLLKQKPCLLLFDQVETILIPEVAEKAGYFGENYREYAWLFKQLLATEHQSKVIFISRESLAELSPTVSREVALKGLDAEAAIALLQSFNLTDSASEQLELVERYQGHPKALELVAALIRDDDEFRGNVGKFLQDRDWLLTVEIESFIEQQMSRLSDLERICLTRISVYEAPDYPLSCGAIQAQMPEINMYELKEKVIRALKRRQLLYYNSNLNSFYLHPLFQEKAAILLKQNPENFRSAHRQAYGYFSRKLNFSETPLNLNFLEEQTLEYLKTILRSHYHASAAEDRETAQQLIAQFAHILQSCPLQFKSTIQDYLDRSNFVGDNLPFPILTEGEAIEENQETGFLR; this is encoded by the coding sequence ATGGCAGGTTTGCTTCGGGCGTCTGAAGAAGGTCTGAGAATCGTTAATTTAGCCAGACGTAATCCGGGCTGGAATAAAACATCTGAACTTTGGTGTCAGGCGGCGTTGACTTCACAAGCAACTCTAAAGCGGTTTTGGCGACGGCAGCCAATTCGCCGAGAAACATTTATCGATATTTGCAAGGCGGTGGGGATTGATAATTGGGAAGATATTGTCGATCGCGATATTGAATCAAGTAAATCCCTATTAGATAAGGCGATCGCAGATTTACCCGCACCAGGAGATCCCGATCGCACCTTTGACTTGCCAGACAACTTGCCTCCCGTGCGAAATTGGGTGGGTCGCCATCAAGAACTAGAAACATTAAAATCACTGATTCTCGATCGCCTCCAAGATAGCGGCATCGAAAAAATTCCTCTCACAGCGGTTTCTCTTGTGGGGTTAACGGGGATCGGCAAAACCACTTTAGCCAGTCAATTTGTTCGAGAACTGCAAAGGGAAAATACCCGGTTTGTAGCGATCGCCTGGGAATCGCTTAATTCCGTCATCAATGGGGCGACTCCCTTCGATCGCACCATCAATTCTTTGTTGCTAAAATTATCTAATCAAGAACCATCGGAGCGGCTGCCTCTGGAAGAAGATTATCTAAAAAAAACCGAAAAACTGATTCTTTTACTCAAGCAAAAACCCTGCTTGCTACTCTTTGACCAAGTAGAGACAATTCTCATCCCAGAGGTAGCGGAAAAAGCGGGATATTTTGGCGAAAATTATCGGGAATATGCTTGGTTATTCAAACAACTATTGGCAACGGAACATCAAAGCAAAGTGATTTTTATCAGCCGCGAAAGTTTGGCCGAGTTATCGCCCACTGTTAGCCGAGAAGTTGCCTTAAAGGGATTAGATGCAGAAGCCGCGATCGCCTTGTTACAGTCTTTTAATTTAACCGACTCAGCTTCGGAGCAATTAGAATTGGTAGAACGGTATCAAGGACACCCTAAAGCCTTAGAACTGGTTGCAGCTTTAATTCGCGATGATGATGAGTTTCGCGGAAATGTGGGCAAATTTTTACAAGATCGAGATTGGTTACTCACCGTAGAAATTGAAAGTTTCATCGAGCAACAAATGTCTCGGTTAAGTGACTTAGAGCGAATTTGTTTAACCCGCATTTCTGTTTATGAAGCCCCCGACTATCCCCTCTCTTGTGGGGCAATTCAGGCTCAAATGCCAGAAATTAATATGTATGAATTGAAAGAAAAAGTTATTCGGGCATTGAAACGCCGCCAATTGCTATATTATAACTCTAACCTCAACTCTTTCTATCTCCATCCGCTGTTCCAAGAAAAAGCGGCAATTCTCTTAAAGCAAAATCCAGAAAATTTCCGGTCAGCCCACCGGCAAGCTTATGGCTATTTTAGCAGAAAATTGAACTTTTCTGAAACCCCGTTAAATTTAAATTTTCTAGAAGAGCAAACCCTGGAATATCTCAAGACAATCTTGCGATCGCATTATCATGCCTCTGCCGCTGAAGATAGGGAAACTGCCCAACAGTTGATTGCCCAATTTGCTCATATTTTGCAATCTTGCCCGCTTCAATTTAAATCCACTATCCAAGATTACCTCGATCGCTCTAATTTTGTGGGTGATAATTTACCGTTTCCTATTTTAACTGAAGGAGAGGCGATCGAGGAAAACCAAGAAACCGGGTTTCTGAGATAA
- a CDS encoding ABC transporter permease, which translates to MTRTVTSPEAEITREKTVNQTMPKENLVGELVQETLALTKRLFIQLQRRPSTLIAGIIQPLMWLILFGALFQNVPEGLFGGSENYAQFLGAGVIVFTGFSGALNAGLPVMFDREFGFLNRLLVAPLASRFSIVFACAIYIVALSFIQTAVIIGAGAFMGAGLPNALGLGAIALIMFLLVLGVTGLSLGLAFALPGHIELIAVIFVTNLPLLFASTALAPLYFMPKWLAVIATLNPLSYAIEPIRYLYLHQDWTLGNIVMEAPWGNVSFGASLLVLLGFAVLSLVSIQPLLKRTFA; encoded by the coding sequence ATGACTAGAACGGTTACTTCTCCTGAAGCAGAAATCACCAGAGAAAAAACAGTAAATCAAACTATGCCCAAAGAAAATTTGGTGGGTGAATTAGTCCAAGAAACTTTGGCATTGACCAAAAGATTGTTTATTCAGTTGCAAAGAAGACCTTCAACCCTGATCGCGGGCATTATTCAGCCTTTAATGTGGTTAATTTTGTTCGGTGCTCTATTTCAAAATGTGCCAGAGGGATTATTTGGGGGTAGCGAAAATTATGCCCAATTTTTAGGGGCAGGGGTGATTGTGTTTACCGGCTTTTCTGGGGCATTAAATGCCGGTTTGCCGGTGATGTTCGATCGCGAATTTGGCTTTCTGAATCGGTTACTGGTAGCGCCGTTGGCTTCTCGGTTTTCCATTGTTTTTGCTTGTGCCATTTATATTGTTGCCCTGAGTTTTATTCAAACGGCAGTGATTATTGGCGCTGGGGCATTTATGGGGGCTGGGTTGCCCAATGCCCTGGGTTTAGGCGCGATCGCCTTAATTATGTTCCTGCTGGTTTTAGGGGTGACTGGCTTAAGTTTGGGTTTAGCTTTTGCCTTACCCGGTCACATTGAATTAATTGCCGTAATTTTTGTCACCAACCTGCCATTATTATTTGCCAGTACCGCTTTGGCGCCGCTTTATTTTATGCCCAAATGGTTGGCGGTCATTGCCACCTTAAATCCATTAAGTTATGCGATCGAACCCATTCGCTATCTTTATCTGCATCAAGATTGGACTTTGGGCAATATTGTCATGGAAGCCCCTTGGGGAAATGTTTCTTTTGGCGCTTCCCTGCTAGTATTACTGGGTTTTGCGGTCTTGTCCCTAGTCAGCATTCAGCCGCTACTCAAACGCACTTTCGCTTAA
- a CDS encoding ABC transporter ATP-binding protein — translation MVPAVFIEKLQKRYGSTEALKDVSFAIQPGEIFGLLGPNGAGKTTTIRCLCTLATPDAGRVEVSGIDVVANPRRARQRLGYVAQEVALDKMLTGRELLQLQADLYHLPADLAKTRISQAIALLGLDEWAAQRTGTYSGGIRKRLDLAAGLLHQPDVLVLDEPTVGLDIESRMAVWNFLRQLKDQGTTVLITSHYLEEVDALADRVAIIDKGVVISSGTPSDLKDRVGGDRVTLRIREFTPLEEAEKAKSLLASLSFVKEAIVNQSQGNSLNLVVQPENDILLHIQQTLRDAGLPTFGIAQSRPSLDDVYLAATGQTLMDAEIAAAATRDPKAERKKNMR, via the coding sequence ATGGTGCCTGCGGTTTTCATCGAAAAACTTCAAAAACGCTACGGGTCAACGGAAGCGTTGAAAGATGTCTCTTTTGCGATCCAGCCTGGGGAAATTTTTGGTCTACTCGGTCCAAATGGGGCGGGTAAAACCACGACAATTCGGTGTTTATGCACTCTGGCGACTCCAGATGCCGGTCGGGTGGAGGTTTCCGGGATTGATGTGGTGGCGAACCCCAGGAGGGCAAGACAACGGCTGGGTTATGTAGCCCAAGAAGTGGCTTTGGATAAGATGCTGACTGGGCGGGAATTGCTGCAATTGCAAGCGGATTTATATCATCTGCCCGCTGATTTGGCGAAAACACGGATTTCCCAGGCGATCGCCCTGTTGGGGTTGGACGAATGGGCTGCCCAACGGACGGGGACTTATTCCGGGGGGATTCGCAAACGCCTTGATTTGGCTGCTGGTTTGCTGCATCAGCCCGATGTTTTGGTGTTGGATGAACCCACGGTGGGATTGGATATTGAAAGTCGGATGGCGGTGTGGAATTTCTTGCGACAGTTGAAAGACCAAGGGACGACGGTGTTGATTACCAGCCACTATTTAGAAGAAGTGGATGCCCTGGCTGACCGGGTGGCCATTATTGACAAGGGGGTGGTGATTTCTTCTGGGACGCCTTCGGACTTGAAAGACCGAGTGGGAGGCGATCGCGTGACTTTGCGAATTCGCGAGTTTACCCCTCTGGAAGAGGCAGAAAAAGCCAAATCTTTGTTGGCTTCTTTGTCTTTTGTCAAAGAGGCGATCGTGAATCAATCCCAAGGCAATTCTTTAAATTTGGTAGTGCAACCAGAAAACGATATTTTGTTGCATATCCAGCAAACTTTGCGGGATGCTGGGTTGCCTACTTTTGGCATTGCCCAATCTCGTCCTAGTTTAGATGATGTCTATTTGGCGGCAACGGGTCAAACCCTGATGGATGCCGAAATTGCCGCCGCCGCAACTCGCGACCCGAAAGCAGAACGGAAAAAAAATATGCGTTAA